The following proteins are co-located in the Flavobacterium sp. CECT 9288 genome:
- the gcvP gene encoding aminomethyl-transferring glycine dehydrogenase, whose protein sequence is MKTDAFALRHIGPRENDLTHMLKTIGADSLDQLIDETIPSDIRLKADLDLEPAMTEYEFANHIFNLGNKNKVFKSYIGLGYNAAIIPAVIQRNIFENPGWYTAYTPYQAEIAQGRLEAILNFQTTVIELTGMEIANASLLDESTAAAEAMALLFDVRSRDQKKNNVNKFFVSEEILPQTLSVLQTRSTPIGVELVVGNHEDFDFSKEFYGAILQYPGKFGQVNDYAGFIAKAKLNEIKVAVAADILSLVKLTPPGEMGADVVLGTTQRFGIPLGYGGPHAAYFATKEEYKRSMPGRIIGVTVDTDGNRALRMALQTREQHIKRDKATSNICTAQVLLSVMAGMYAVYHGPKGLQYIADKVHASAVTLANEIEKLGLYQTNTSFFDTIVIKTNAQKIKEIAESKEVNFFYADENTVSISLNETTSIADLNTIVSIFAEATGKPATTISELATENQIPSQLERTSTFLTHDVFNKHHSETALMRYIKMLERKDLALNHSMISLGSCTMKLNAASEMLPLSMAQWNNIHPFAPLDQAKGYQEMLAKLEQQLNVVTGFAGTTLQPNSGAQGEYAGLMVIRAYHQSRGDHHRNIALIPSSAHGTNPASAAMAGMKVVVTKTLENGNIDIDDLREKAILHKDNLSCLMVTYPSTHGVFESAIKEITQLIHDNGGQVYMDGANMNAQVGLTNPATIGADVCHLNLHKTFAIPHGGGGPGVGPICVAPQLVPFLPTNPIIPTGGENAITAISAAPWGSALVCLISYGYICMLGAEGLKKSTEYAILNANYIKEKLNGHFDTLYSGEMGRAAHEMILECRPFKEKGIEVTDIAKRLMDYGFHAPTVSFPVAGTLMIEPTESENLEELDRFCDAMISIRKEIEVATLENPNNVLKNAPHTLTMVTSDTWIYPYTREQAAFPLEYIADNKFWPTVRRADEAYGDRNLVCSCAPIEAYMES, encoded by the coding sequence ATGAAAACAGACGCTTTTGCTTTAAGACACATTGGCCCTAGAGAGAATGATTTAACGCATATGTTAAAAACAATTGGTGCCGACTCACTAGATCAATTGATTGATGAAACCATTCCGAGTGACATCCGATTAAAAGCTGATTTGGACTTAGAACCTGCCATGACAGAGTACGAGTTTGCAAACCACATTTTTAACTTAGGAAACAAAAATAAAGTATTCAAATCATATATAGGTTTAGGATACAACGCTGCTATTATTCCTGCGGTTATTCAAAGAAATATCTTTGAAAATCCAGGTTGGTATACGGCATACACGCCTTATCAAGCAGAGATTGCTCAAGGTCGTTTAGAGGCTATTTTAAATTTCCAAACAACAGTAATTGAACTTACGGGAATGGAAATTGCAAACGCATCTTTACTTGATGAAAGTACAGCTGCAGCCGAGGCAATGGCGCTTTTATTCGATGTTCGCTCTCGTGATCAAAAGAAAAACAATGTTAATAAATTCTTCGTTTCTGAAGAAATTTTACCACAAACCCTATCGGTATTGCAAACTCGTTCTACTCCTATTGGCGTTGAGCTTGTTGTAGGAAACCATGAAGATTTTGATTTCTCAAAAGAATTTTATGGTGCAATTTTACAATATCCAGGGAAATTTGGTCAAGTAAATGATTATGCTGGTTTTATTGCTAAGGCAAAACTAAATGAAATTAAAGTTGCAGTTGCTGCTGATATATTGAGTTTGGTAAAACTGACTCCACCGGGAGAAATGGGAGCCGATGTTGTACTAGGAACTACACAACGTTTTGGAATTCCGTTAGGATACGGCGGACCGCACGCTGCTTACTTTGCAACTAAAGAAGAATACAAACGCAGCATGCCTGGTCGTATTATCGGTGTAACTGTTGATACTGACGGAAATCGTGCTTTACGTATGGCTTTGCAAACGAGAGAACAACATATAAAACGTGACAAGGCAACATCAAATATTTGTACTGCTCAAGTATTATTGTCTGTGATGGCAGGAATGTACGCTGTTTATCATGGTCCAAAAGGATTACAATACATAGCTGATAAAGTTCATGCTTCGGCAGTAACATTGGCAAACGAAATAGAAAAACTGGGCTTGTACCAAACCAACACTTCGTTTTTTGACACTATCGTTATCAAAACTAACGCTCAAAAAATTAAAGAAATAGCAGAATCAAAAGAAGTAAATTTCTTTTATGCTGACGAAAATACTGTTTCAATTTCTTTAAACGAAACAACTAGCATTGCTGATTTGAATACCATCGTTTCTATATTTGCTGAAGCTACTGGAAAACCAGCTACAACAATTTCAGAATTAGCAACCGAAAATCAAATTCCGTCTCAATTAGAAAGAACATCTACGTTTTTAACACATGATGTTTTCAATAAACACCATTCAGAAACGGCTTTGATGCGTTACATTAAAATGTTAGAGCGTAAAGATTTAGCGTTAAACCATTCCATGATTTCATTAGGATCTTGCACGATGAAATTGAATGCAGCCTCTGAAATGTTGCCTTTAAGTATGGCACAATGGAACAACATTCACCCGTTTGCACCATTAGATCAAGCAAAAGGATACCAAGAAATGCTAGCTAAATTAGAGCAACAACTTAACGTAGTAACTGGATTTGCAGGAACTACATTGCAACCTAATTCTGGTGCTCAAGGAGAATACGCCGGTTTAATGGTTATTCGTGCCTACCACCAATCTCGCGGTGATCACCACCGTAATATTGCTTTGATTCCATCATCAGCTCACGGTACAAACCCTGCATCTGCTGCAATGGCTGGAATGAAAGTAGTGGTTACTAAAACTCTTGAAAACGGAAATATCGATATTGATGATTTACGTGAAAAAGCCATTCTTCATAAAGATAATCTGTCTTGCTTGATGGTTACTTATCCTTCAACGCATGGTGTTTTTGAAAGTGCTATTAAAGAAATTACCCAATTGATTCACGATAATGGTGGACAAGTATATATGGATGGTGCTAACATGAATGCACAAGTAGGATTGACAAATCCTGCAACCATTGGTGCTGATGTTTGCCACTTAAATTTACACAAAACGTTTGCAATACCTCACGGTGGTGGTGGTCCTGGTGTAGGTCCTATTTGCGTTGCACCACAATTGGTTCCATTTTTACCTACAAATCCAATAATACCTACAGGTGGCGAAAATGCAATTACAGCAATATCTGCTGCTCCTTGGGGTTCTGCGTTGGTTTGCTTGATTTCGTACGGATACATTTGCATGCTTGGTGCTGAAGGTTTGAAAAAATCTACTGAGTACGCTATATTAAATGCAAACTACATCAAAGAAAAACTAAACGGTCATTTTGATACGTTATATTCTGGAGAAATGGGTCGCGCTGCACACGAAATGATTTTAGAGTGCCGTCCGTTTAAAGAAAAAGGAATTGAAGTAACTGATATTGCAAAACGTTTGATGGATTATGGCTTCCATGCTCCTACCGTTTCATTCCCAGTTGCAGGAACTCTTATGATTGAACCTACTGAAAGTGAAAACTTAGAGGAACTGGATCGTTTTTGTGATGCTATGATTTCTATTCGTAAAGAAATTGAAGTAGCAACATTGGAGAATCCAAACAACGTATTGAAAAATGCACCGCACACCTTGACAATGGTAACTTCTGACACTTGGATTTATCCTTATACACGTGAGCAAGCTGCATTCCCATTAGAATACATTGCCGATAATAAATTTTGGCCAACTGTACGTCGTGCCGATGAAGCTTACGGAGATAGAAACCTAGTATGCTCTTGCGCTCCAATTGAAGCGTATATGGAAAGTTAA
- a CDS encoding methyltransferase produces the protein MYEKTFPNKRFKHTLEFLKQHVTTSETIFDLGVPNPFSKIMEENGYQVKNTKGEDLDNDQTALQTETYSVFTAFEIFEHLLNPYTVLENVNCNKLVISIPLRLWFSPAYRSKTDMWDRHYHEFEDWQLDWLLEKTGWEITAREKFTHPVKKIGFRPLLRYFTPRYYIVCAVRENK, from the coding sequence ATGTACGAAAAAACATTTCCTAATAAAAGATTCAAACATACCTTAGAATTTTTAAAACAACACGTTACCACCTCAGAAACCATCTTTGATTTAGGAGTACCTAATCCGTTTTCTAAAATCATGGAAGAAAATGGATACCAAGTAAAAAACACCAAAGGAGAAGATTTAGATAACGACCAAACGGCATTGCAAACCGAAACTTATTCTGTTTTTACTGCCTTCGAAATATTCGAGCATTTATTAAATCCATATACTGTTTTAGAAAATGTAAACTGCAATAAATTAGTCATTTCTATTCCGTTACGCCTTTGGTTTTCACCAGCGTACCGCAGCAAAACTGATATGTGGGACAGGCATTACCATGAGTTTGAAGATTGGCAATTAGATTGGTTATTAGAAAAAACAGGTTGGGAAATCACCGCTCGAGAAAAGTTTACACATCCAGTAAAAAAAATTGGTTTTAGACCTTTATTACGCTATTTCACACCTAGATATTATATTGTTTGCGCTGTTAGAGAAAATAAATAA
- a CDS encoding 3-oxoacyl-ACP synthase III family protein: MKIKIAGIGSYIPEKKVSNTDFGEHVFLNEDGTPFGYPNQVVIKKFKGITGIEHRRYAEDHLNSSDLAFFACEKAIANASIDPETIDYIIFAHNFGDVKYGTNQSDMLPSLATRVKNKLQIKNPKCVAYDILFGCPGWIEGVLQANAFIKSGMAKRCLVVGSETLSRVVDVHDRDSMIYSDGAGAAIIEASDDETGMLAYESATYSIDESHYLFFGKSYNLDLDPDTRYIKMYGRKIYEFALNNVPLAMKNCLDASGIGIDDVKKILIHQANEKMDEAIIQRFYKLFDKTVPKDIMPMSIHELGNSSVATVPTLFDLLIRGQIENQSIQKGDILLFASVGAGMNINAFIYRY; the protein is encoded by the coding sequence ATGAAAATAAAAATAGCTGGAATAGGAAGCTATATTCCTGAGAAAAAAGTAAGCAATACTGACTTTGGCGAACATGTATTTTTGAATGAAGATGGAACTCCTTTTGGCTATCCTAACCAAGTTGTTATTAAAAAATTTAAAGGCATTACCGGAATAGAACACAGACGCTATGCCGAAGATCATCTCAATTCATCAGACTTAGCCTTTTTTGCTTGCGAAAAAGCAATAGCAAATGCATCGATCGATCCAGAAACCATTGATTATATCATTTTTGCACACAACTTTGGTGATGTAAAATATGGCACAAACCAATCGGATATGCTACCTAGCTTAGCCACACGTGTAAAAAACAAACTCCAAATAAAGAATCCAAAATGTGTTGCTTACGACATCCTCTTTGGATGCCCAGGCTGGATTGAAGGCGTTTTACAAGCAAATGCATTCATCAAATCTGGAATGGCAAAAAGATGTTTAGTAGTCGGTTCCGAAACACTTTCTAGAGTTGTTGACGTTCATGACAGAGATTCAATGATCTATTCAGACGGAGCTGGTGCTGCCATTATCGAAGCTTCGGATGATGAAACTGGAATGTTAGCCTATGAAAGTGCCACCTACTCCATAGACGAGTCACACTATTTGTTTTTTGGCAAATCATACAATCTTGATTTAGATCCAGATACCCGCTACATCAAAATGTACGGTCGAAAAATCTATGAATTTGCGTTAAACAATGTTCCCTTGGCTATGAAAAACTGTCTTGATGCCAGTGGAATAGGCATTGACGACGTGAAAAAAATCTTGATTCACCAAGCCAACGAAAAAATGGACGAAGCCATTATTCAACGCTTCTATAAATTATTTGACAAAACTGTACCTAAAGACATCATGCCCATGAGCATTCATGAATTAGGAAACAGCAGCGTTGCAACCGTACCGACTCTTTTTGACTTACTAATTCGTGGTCAAATAGAAAATCAATCCATTCAAAAAGGAGATATCCTTCTATTTGCCTCTGTAGGCGCAGGAATGAACATCAATGCCTTTATTTATAGATATTAA
- a CDS encoding glycosyltransferase family 2 protein: MRYYIVIPSHNEEALISLTLQSLVEQTVLPAKIVVVNDNSTDNTADVVNSFISKHPFISLVNKTSDAVHLPGSKVIQAFQTGFNTLDENYDLIVKIDADLIFPANYFETIIKHFQSDERIGMAGGFCYIEKNGEWILENLTDKDHIRGALKAYRKETFQQIGGLKPAMGWDTVDELLCKFYNWEVVTDESLPVKHLKPTGANYNQKARYKQGEAFYTLGYGFVITAIASIKLAMMKKKPLLFIDYMNGFWKAKKSKTPLLVTAEQAKFIRNYRLKKMKEKLF; this comes from the coding sequence ATGAGATATTATATCGTAATTCCATCACATAACGAAGAAGCATTAATTTCTTTGACACTTCAATCCTTAGTGGAGCAAACTGTTTTACCAGCTAAAATTGTAGTGGTAAATGATAATTCTACTGATAATACAGCTGATGTTGTCAATTCATTTATCAGTAAACATCCTTTTATTTCATTGGTTAACAAAACTTCAGATGCTGTTCATTTACCCGGAAGTAAAGTAATTCAAGCCTTTCAAACAGGATTTAATACTTTAGATGAAAACTATGATTTAATTGTAAAAATTGATGCCGACCTAATATTTCCTGCTAATTATTTCGAAACCATTATCAAACATTTCCAGTCCGATGAAAGAATTGGAATGGCAGGTGGATTTTGCTACATCGAAAAAAATGGTGAATGGATACTCGAAAACTTAACAGACAAAGATCATATTCGTGGCGCATTAAAAGCCTATAGAAAAGAAACCTTTCAACAAATTGGCGGACTAAAACCAGCCATGGGTTGGGATACTGTAGATGAATTATTATGCAAATTTTACAACTGGGAAGTAGTCACTGATGAAAGTTTACCCGTTAAACACTTAAAACCAACAGGTGCAAATTACAATCAAAAAGCACGTTACAAGCAAGGCGAGGCTTTTTATACACTTGGTTATGGTTTTGTCATCACAGCGATAGCTTCGATAAAACTAGCTATGATGAAAAAAAAACCACTTCTTTTTATAGATTACATGAACGGTTTTTGGAAAGCAAAAAAATCAAAAACTCCATTGTTAGTTACTGCTGAACAAGCAAAATTCATACGCAATTACCGATTGAAAAAAATGAAAGAAAAACTGTTTTAG
- a CDS encoding ABC transporter ATP-binding protein, whose protein sequence is MIEVKNVEKSFNGNKILKGISTVFETGKTNLIIGQSGSGKTVLLKSLLGIHTPETGQICFDGRVYSELEADEKRELRTEIGMVFQGSALFDSMTVAENVAFPLRMFTKDNTAKIKERVDFVLDRVALVKAHNKLPSEISGGMQKRVAIARAIVNNPKYLFCDEPNSGLDPNTAILIDNLIKEITEEYNITTVINTHDMNSVMEIGEKILFLKDGLKAWEGSKEEIFRTDNEAVVAFVYSSNLFKKVREAYLKE, encoded by the coding sequence ATGATAGAAGTAAAAAACGTAGAAAAATCATTTAACGGAAATAAAATCCTAAAAGGGATATCGACTGTTTTTGAAACAGGAAAGACCAACCTTATTATAGGACAAAGTGGATCTGGAAAAACTGTTTTATTGAAAAGTCTTTTAGGGATTCATACGCCCGAGACTGGACAAATTTGTTTTGATGGTCGTGTGTACTCTGAACTTGAAGCTGATGAAAAAAGAGAATTACGTACCGAAATTGGAATGGTTTTTCAAGGAAGTGCACTTTTTGATTCTATGACCGTAGCCGAAAATGTTGCATTCCCTTTGAGAATGTTTACCAAAGACAATACTGCAAAAATTAAGGAACGTGTTGATTTTGTTTTAGACAGAGTTGCATTGGTTAAAGCTCATAACAAACTGCCATCTGAAATATCTGGTGGAATGCAAAAACGTGTTGCCATAGCTCGTGCTATTGTTAACAATCCTAAATATTTGTTTTGTGACGAACCTAACTCAGGATTAGATCCAAATACGGCAATTTTGATTGACAACCTCATAAAAGAAATCACCGAAGAATACAACATCACTACTGTAATTAATACACATGACATGAATTCAGTTATGGAAATTGGTGAGAAAATTTTGTTCTTAAAAGATGGTTTAAAAGCTTGGGAAGGCAGCAAAGAAGAAATTTTCAGAACTGATAATGAAGCTGTAGTTGCATTTGTTTACTCCTCAAACTTGTTCAAAAAAGTGAGAGAAGCCTACTTGAAAGAATAA
- a CDS encoding DUF6770 family protein, with amino-acid sequence MKRISTLLLISFVANLTFAQEKKIDKVNTFIVKNSGAILNKEKDVDGYYFFYELDKLKKGDREFAIQVLDKNLVEVAKKTYIDNKNTFLMKSSFNNQGIMFAMANFKEKKISLLSYDKKVNQLPTIDIPLESKEIRYIQYMQQSGDFNILFPVENKGFIFNKFEDNKKIGYSLKYYPTDGGKSWEYNSPSDSKEMLSINPIEVNDKVIVALESSKSSLLSRKITLKTKIIDVNTGLLLCEKEYNKNSKPRLINNAFLDNDNNVVLMGEYFKEGDNIVDDKSLGLFTEVIDLSGKTLKENFTSWKEDVAKMAKVDGNYIEDKGYIYFHNIARTKNNEYYAIGEFYKRTASAGGIALTTLSILGGGGGGASVTQLTITNSVVFKFNSDFKLTGIQEFEKGKSRAPSLSDFGSPQLNAHALKAYGAFDYEYTQLDKKNDRFYACFIDYERLKGEKNKSAFKTIIYDNGQLSEDKIYLTNEKNNSDFRVLPAKVGNVLLLEYDKKLKEINIHLEKLNIK; translated from the coding sequence ATGAAAAGAATCTCTACTTTACTTTTAATCTCCTTTGTGGCAAATTTGACTTTTGCACAAGAAAAAAAAATCGACAAAGTCAATACCTTTATAGTGAAGAATTCAGGAGCAATACTTAACAAAGAGAAAGATGTTGATGGTTATTATTTCTTTTATGAATTGGATAAACTAAAAAAAGGCGACCGTGAGTTTGCAATTCAAGTTTTAGATAAAAATCTAGTAGAAGTTGCTAAGAAAACATACATTGATAATAAAAATACTTTTTTAATGAAAAGTAGCTTTAACAATCAAGGAATAATGTTTGCAATGGCTAATTTTAAAGAAAAAAAAATCAGTCTTTTAAGCTACGATAAAAAAGTTAACCAATTACCAACTATTGACATTCCTTTAGAAAGCAAAGAAATTCGCTATATCCAATACATGCAGCAATCAGGTGATTTTAACATTTTATTTCCTGTAGAAAATAAAGGATTCATTTTCAATAAGTTTGAAGACAATAAAAAAATAGGATATTCTTTAAAATACTACCCAACTGATGGTGGAAAATCATGGGAATATAATTCTCCTAGTGATTCAAAAGAAATGTTGTCAATAAATCCTATTGAAGTAAATGATAAAGTAATTGTTGCTTTAGAATCATCAAAATCAAGTCTTTTGTCTAGAAAAATCACTTTAAAGACAAAAATTATTGATGTGAATACAGGACTTTTATTATGCGAAAAAGAATATAATAAAAACAGTAAACCAAGACTGATCAATAATGCATTCCTTGACAATGACAACAATGTTGTTCTAATGGGGGAATATTTTAAAGAAGGTGATAATATTGTTGATGATAAAAGTTTAGGCCTTTTTACTGAGGTTATCGACTTATCAGGAAAAACTTTAAAAGAAAATTTCACTAGCTGGAAAGAAGATGTTGCTAAAATGGCAAAAGTAGACGGAAATTATATTGAAGATAAAGGCTACATCTATTTCCACAATATTGCCAGAACAAAGAACAATGAGTACTATGCCATTGGAGAATTCTATAAAAGAACTGCAAGTGCTGGAGGAATAGCATTAACAACATTGTCTATATTAGGCGGTGGTGGCGGTGGCGCAAGTGTTACACAGCTTACCATTACAAATTCTGTAGTATTTAAGTTCAATTCTGATTTCAAACTTACAGGAATTCAAGAATTTGAAAAAGGAAAATCAAGAGCTCCAAGCTTATCTGATTTTGGAAGCCCTCAATTAAACGCACACGCATTAAAAGCATATGGCGCATTTGATTATGAATATACTCAACTAGACAAAAAAAATGATCGTTTCTACGCTTGTTTCATAGATTATGAAAGATTAAAAGGAGAAAAAAACAAAAGCGCTTTTAAAACTATCATTTATGATAATGGACAATTATCCGAAGATAAAATTTATCTAACAAATGAAAAAAACAATTCTGATTTTAGAGTTTTACCCGCAAAAGTTGGAAATGTTTTATTACTAGAATATGACAAGAAATTAAAAGAAATAAATATACATTTAGAAAAATTAAATATTAAATAA
- a CDS encoding ABC transporter permease, producing MMLIRYITQIGRYFLMLKEIFNKQTKWSVMKKLIFKEIDDLVIDSLGIVAFISFFVGGVVAIQTALNLTNPLIPKYLIGFATRQSVILEFAPTFISVIMAGKMGSFITSSIGTMRVTEQIDALEVMGVNSLNYLVFPKIIALLLYPFVIGIAMFLGILGGWMAGVYGGFISSDEFINGTQMEFIPFHITYAFIKTLIFAMLLATIPSFHGYYMKGGALEVGKASTVSFVWTSVCIILINYILTQLLLGS from the coding sequence ATGATGCTCATTCGATATATAACGCAAATAGGAAGATACTTCCTGATGCTTAAAGAAATTTTCAACAAACAGACGAAATGGTCTGTAATGAAAAAATTGATCTTCAAAGAAATTGATGACTTGGTCATTGACTCACTTGGGATTGTTGCTTTTATTTCCTTTTTCGTGGGAGGTGTAGTGGCTATTCAAACTGCATTGAACCTTACAAACCCATTAATTCCAAAATATCTTATTGGCTTTGCCACAAGACAATCTGTGATTCTTGAGTTTGCTCCTACCTTCATATCTGTTATTATGGCTGGAAAAATGGGTTCCTTTATTACATCAAGTATAGGAACAATGCGTGTTACAGAACAAATTGATGCGCTAGAGGTAATGGGTGTAAATTCCTTAAATTACCTTGTTTTTCCAAAAATTATAGCCTTATTACTTTACCCTTTTGTCATAGGAATTGCTATGTTTTTAGGTATTTTAGGCGGTTGGATGGCTGGTGTTTACGGCGGATTTATATCTAGTGACGAATTTATAAATGGAACTCAAATGGAATTCATTCCGTTTCACATTACGTATGCTTTTATAAAAACCTTAATTTTTGCTATGTTACTTGCTACAATTCCCTCTTTTCACGGCTATTATATGAAAGGTGGAGCACTAGAGGTAGGAAAAGCAAGTACAGTGTCATTTGTATGGACATCTGTTTGTATCATACTTATTAATTATATATTAACACAATTGTTATTAGGGTCATGA
- a CDS encoding M48 family metalloprotease, whose product MKTNLLLFLLLSYFGTCQAQNSGFKYSPESIDSLENYITKITNNKINEFSSIQQKKAKEILSDRKVSFLKDIKDSTFIFDKTINGFLKKILVEVYQSNPQIDSKDFYFLINKSLIPNAGCYGNGIFSINLGLFSLIENNDEMAFIICHELAHYILKHNDKALIEHLETFNSKDFKQQLNTASNKKYGRRSAVTLLLKDLKFNFMKRSRSAETQADSLGFIMFNNTKYNKQASINILKKLDLTDGIIFNNPTDLKQNFTFEEYPFKEVWIEKEEKMFDTTESANDLEIDKDSLKTHPNIPLRIENLIHDHTITSTNATKNEIDLVQKKASENSIITFFNDSKLDFALYQLLSLHKKNELDRKTFNSYVAYLLKKVYILKEKHVFGKYVGPVNSFSEEKYINEIRLFLNNLELKDLRKIGYYFCQKNELISKDDTEFQDAYTFFKTLNKN is encoded by the coding sequence TTGAAAACAAACCTATTATTATTTTTATTGCTATCCTATTTTGGAACATGTCAAGCCCAGAATTCTGGATTTAAATATTCCCCTGAAAGTATTGATTCACTGGAAAATTACATTACTAAAATAACGAATAATAAAATAAACGAGTTCAGCTCTATTCAACAAAAAAAGGCAAAAGAAATACTTTCAGATCGTAAAGTATCTTTCTTAAAAGATATAAAAGACAGCACATTTATTTTTGACAAAACCATCAATGGATTTCTTAAAAAAATACTTGTCGAAGTATACCAATCTAATCCACAAATTGATTCAAAAGATTTTTATTTTCTGATTAACAAATCCTTAATACCTAATGCTGGATGTTATGGAAACGGTATATTCTCTATCAATTTAGGCTTATTTTCACTTATTGAAAATAATGATGAAATGGCATTTATTATTTGTCATGAATTAGCACATTACATCTTAAAACATAATGACAAAGCACTTATAGAGCATCTCGAAACATTCAACTCTAAGGACTTCAAACAACAACTAAATACCGCCTCCAATAAAAAATATGGTCGAAGGTCTGCTGTAACTTTATTATTAAAGGATTTAAAATTTAATTTTATGAAACGAAGCAGAAGTGCAGAGACACAAGCTGACTCACTTGGTTTTATAATGTTTAATAATACTAAATACAACAAGCAGGCTTCCATAAACATTCTAAAAAAACTAGATTTGACTGATGGGATAATTTTTAATAATCCAACCGATTTAAAACAAAATTTCACCTTTGAAGAATATCCATTTAAAGAAGTTTGGATTGAAAAAGAAGAAAAAATGTTTGATACTACTGAAAGTGCAAATGATTTAGAAATTGACAAAGATTCATTAAAAACACATCCAAACATTCCACTTCGTATAGAAAACTTAATTCACGATCATACTATCACTTCCACAAATGCAACAAAAAACGAAATAGACTTAGTACAGAAAAAAGCATCTGAAAATAGTATTATAACTTTTTTTAACGATTCTAAACTAGACTTTGCTTTGTACCAATTATTATCTCTTCATAAAAAAAATGAATTGGATAGAAAAACCTTTAATAGTTATGTTGCTTACTTATTGAAAAAAGTCTACATCTTAAAAGAAAAACATGTTTTCGGAAAATATGTTGGCCCAGTAAACTCTTTTTCAGAAGAAAAATACATTAATGAAATACGGCTATTTCTAAACAATCTTGAACTAAAAGACCTTAGAAAAATAGGTTATTATTTTTGTCAAAAAAATGAATTGATATCCAAAGATGATACTGAATTCCAAGATGCTTATACTTTTTTCAAGACTTTAAATAAAAATTAA